A section of the Heliangelus exortis chromosome 27, bHelExo1.hap1, whole genome shotgun sequence genome encodes:
- the LOC139787707 gene encoding loricrin-like, translating into MCSRQEKDHCHQQERSTRQSSGGCHSSGGGGCHSSGGGGGCHSSGGGGGCHSSGGGGGCHSSGGGGCHSSGSSGGGCHSSGGGGCHGKPQMQSQQQQQQIQQIPSQKMK; encoded by the coding sequence ATGTGTTCCCGTCAGGAGAAGGACCACTGCCACCAGCAGGAACGGAGCACCCGCCAGAGCAGCGGTGGCTGTCACAGCTCCGGGGGGGGTGGCTGCCACAGCTCTGGTGGCGGTGGTGGCTGCCACAGCTCCggaggtggtggtggctgcCACAGCTCTGGTGGTGGCGGTGGCTGCCACAGctctggtggtggtggctgtcACAGCTCCGGCAGCAGCGGCGGTGGCTGTCACAGCTCCGGAGGTGGTGGCTGCCATGGGAAGCCACAAatgcaaagccagcagcagcagcagcagatccagCAGATCCCCTCGCAGAAGATGAAGTGA